One genomic window of Meleagris gallopavo isolate NT-WF06-2002-E0010 breed Aviagen turkey brand Nicholas breeding stock chromosome 22, Turkey_5.1, whole genome shotgun sequence includes the following:
- the MATN4 gene encoding matrilin-4: MKLLPLAAFLLLVLTALEARPKPAALKCRTGPLDIVFVIDSSRSVRPFEFETMRRFMIDIIGNLDVGPNATRVGVIQYSSQVQNIFSLKTFFTRAEMERAINSIVPLAQGTMTGLAIQYAMNVAFTVQEGARPPHKKIPRIAIIVTDGRPQDRVSEVAAHARNAGIEIYAVGIQRADMNSLRAMASPPLEEHVFLVESFELIQQFGKQFQDKLCGVDMCMEQDHGCQHSCVSTPSSFYCECHPGYQLNVDGKTCSPIDACADGRHGCEHHCISTRGTYSCRCRAGYHLNQDKRSCTMIDYCSFGNHSCQHDCVSIPAGHRCRCRDGFMLQHDGKSCRAIDLCNGVDHGCEFKCVSSEGSFHCVCPEGQQLHADGKTCNKCGAGHVDLVMVIDGSKSVRPQNFELVKQFVNRIVDLLEVSPDGTRVGLVQYSSRVRTEFPLNKYHSAEEIKEAVMKMEYMEKGTMTGLALKHMVEHSFSELEGARPLSHNVPRIGLVFTDGRSQDDISEWAQRAKESGIVMFAVGVGKAVEEELRAIASEPVEQHFSYSADFTTMTNLVENFKLNICPEEGRGETEIRSPCECEALVQFQTNTVAILQSLTERIAQMTARLEALEKQIALKK, encoded by the exons ATGAAGCTCCTGCCGCTCGCTGCGTTCCTCCTGCTCGTCCTGACGGCGCTGGAAGCCAGACCGAAGCCTGCAG CCCTGAAGTGCAGGACGGGTCCCCTGGACATTGTCTTTGTGATCGACAGCTCCCGCAGCGTGCGTCCCTTTGAGTTTGAGACCATGCGGCGCTTCATGATCGACATCATCGGCAACCTGGACGTGGGCCCCAACGCCACGCGGGTGGGGGTGATCCAGTACTCCAGCCAGGTGCAGAACATCTTCTCCCTCAAGACCTTCTTCACGCGGGCAGAGATGGAGAGAGCCATCAACAGCATCGTGCCGCTGGCCCAGGGCACCATGACGGGGTTGGCCATCCAGTACGCCATGAACGTGGCCTTCACCGTGCAGGAGGGCGCACGCCCACCCCACAAGAAAATCCCCCGCATCGCCATCATCGTGACGGATGGACGGCCCCAGGACCGCGTCTCTGAGGTGGCCGCCCATGCACGGAACGCCGGCATTGAGATCTACGCCGTGGGCATCCAGCGGGCTGACATGAACTCACTGCGGGCCATGGCCTCACCGCCACTGGAGGAGCACGTCTTCCTGGTGGAGTCCTTCGAGCTGATCCAGCAGTTTGGGAAGCAGTTCCAGGACAAGCTGTGCG GGGTGGACATGTGCATGGAACAGGACCACGGatgccagcacagctgtgtgagCACCCCCAGCTCTTTCTACTGTGAATGCCACCCTGGCTACCAGCTCAACGTGGATGGAAAGACCTGTTCCC ccaTCGATGCGTGTGCTGACGGCAGGCATGGCTGTGAGcaccactgcatcagcacccgAGGGACATACTCATGCCGCTGCCGCGCCGGGTATCATCTCAACCAGGACAAGAGGAGCTGCACAA tgATCGATTACTGCAGCTTCGGCAACCACAGCTGCCAGCACGACTGTGTGAGCATCCCTGCCGGGCATCGCTGCCGCTGCCGCGATGGCTTCATGCTTCAGCACGACGGCAAGTCCTGCCGCG CCATTGACCTCTGCAATGGGGTGGATCACGGCTGCGAGTTCAAATGTGTGAGCAGTGAAGGTTCGTTCCATTGCGTGTGCCCCGAGGgccagcagctccatgctgaTGGGAAGACGTGCAACA AGTGTGGGGCCGGACACGTCGACCTAGTGATGGTGATCGATGGCTCCAAGAGTGTCCGGCCCCAGAACTTCGAGCTGGTGAAGCAGTTTGTGAACCGCATTGTGGATCTACTGGAAGTGTCCCCTGATGGCACACGTGTGGGGCTGGTGCAGTACTCCAGCCGTGTCCGCACTGAGTTCCCCCTCAACAAGTACCACAGTGCAGAGGAGATCAAGGAGGCGGTGATGAAGATGGAGTACATGGAGAAGGGCACCATGACAGGCTTGGCCCTCAAGCACATGGTagagcacagcttctctgaactAGAAGGGGCCAGGCCACTCTCCCACAACGTGCCCAGGATCGGGCTCGTCTTCACGGATGGACGCTCCCAGGATGACATCTCAGAGTGGGCACAAAGAGCTAAAGAGTCAG GTATCGTCATGTTCGCTGTGGGTGTCGGCAAGGCAGTGGAAGAGGAACTGAGAGCCATCGCCTCTGAGCCGGTGGAGCAGCACTTCTCCTACTCAGCAGACTTCACCACCATGACCAACCTTGTGGAGAACTTCAAGCTGAACATCTGCCCAG AGGAGGGCAGAGGGGAGACGGAGATCCGCAGCCCATGTGAGTGCGAGGCGCTGGTGCAGTTCCAGACAAACACCGTGGCCATCCTGCAGAGCTTGACTGAGAGAA TTGCTCAGATGACAGCCAGACTGGAAGCCCTGGAGAAGCAGATTGCCCTTAAGAAGTGA